One Littorina saxatilis isolate snail1 linkage group LG12, US_GU_Lsax_2.0, whole genome shotgun sequence genomic region harbors:
- the LOC138981469 gene encoding clarin-3-like, which translates to MESIRKHLIALTVVFAAMGVVLLVTAFATDYWVTASPQSVTNNSTSDTPDTSNSSFGLFNGKQYLKYTTGDRSFPLQALCNATEGVCAYIFLRQGTEPRAKLTELIQEYKKNGTASSGLGQIEHGLFSFALWVCTIIFLSLSIVMGLVTIGFSVFNVFGRPIETITGPMGLYLWNGLSLLLTILTLSLFGALYGGELSQNFLMFEDYKIGWRSEGHTSLGYSYFLVIGGAGAFIVNLILLYLSGHTLSCSYAGSGEKEVDNGMILY; encoded by the exons ATGGAATCGATCCGAAAACACTTGATAGCACTGACAGTGGTGTTCGCTGCCATGGGTGTGGTATTGTTGGTGACGGCGTTTGCTACCGACTACTGGGTGACAGCGAGCCCTCAGAGTGTGACGAACAATTCTACCTCGGATACACCAGATACAAGCAACAGTTCTTTTGGTTTATTCAACGGGAAACAGTATTTAAAATACACTACTGGGGACAGGTCTTTTCCACTGCAAG CTTTGTGTAATGCAACAGAAGGAGTTTGTGCATACATCTTTTTGAGGCAAGGAACGGAACCTAGAGCAAAATTGACTGAATTGATTCAGGAATATAAAAAGAATGGCACAGCATCGTCAG GTCTGGGCCAGATTGAGCACGGGCTGTTCAGCTTTGCCCTGTGGGTGTGCACCATCATCTTTCTGTCGCTGTCCATCGTGATGGGATTGGTCACCATTGGATTCTCAGTCTTCAACGTCTTTGGACGACCCATCGAGACCATCACTGGCCCCATGGGACTCTACCTTTGGAACGGACTTTCAT TGTTGTTGACCATACTGACGCTGTCGCTGTTCGGAGCTCTCTACGGAGGTGAGCTGTCCCAAAACTTCCTGATGTTTGAGGATTACAAAATCGGCTGGCGCTCGGAGGGACACACCAGCCTGGGATACTCTTACTTCCTGGTCATTGGTGGGGCCGGGGCTTTCATCGTCAACCTTATCCTGCTCTATCTGTCGGGCCACACCCTCAGCTGCAGTTACGCTGGTTCCGGGGAGAAGGAGGTGGACAATGGGATGATTCTCTACTGA